Below is a genomic region from Dechloromonas denitrificans.
CGCCGGCAACACCTGCTCGATTTCGATCCGGCGGGTATGCGCCAGCGAATCGGCAAAAACCACCTGACGCACCGGCAAGGACGGCACGCGAACCAGCCAGACAGCACCCGCCGCCAGCAATGCAGCCGACGCTGCGAGAATCAGCAGGTCGGCGATTGCAGTCAGCAGGTGCGGTTTATTCCACATGTGGCGTCTCAGTCGTTGGTAGCCAGTTCGAGCACACGACGCACCAATGCCGGATATTCCATGCCCGCCACACGGGCAGCCATCGGAACCAGCGAATGATCGGTCATGCCCGGTGCGGTATTCACTTCGAGAAAGTAATGGTTACCCGCCTCGTCCATCAGAAAATCAACCCGCCCCCAACCGCGGCCGCCGAGAATGCGGAAGGCTTCCAGCGCGCCCTTGCGGATTTCCATTTCCTTGGCTTCCGGCAAGCCGCAGGGGCAGAGATAACGGGTGTCGTCGCGGTTGTACTTGGCTTCGTAGTCGTACCACTCGGAGGCCGGCTCGATCTTGATGATCGGCAGTGCCTGGTCACCCAGAATGCCGACCGTGTACTCGCCGCCCATGACGCCCTTTTCAGCAATCACCAGCGAGTCGTATTTGGCGGCTTCGGCGTAGGCCAGATGCAGCGTGTCGTGTTCCTTGACCTTGCTGATACCGATCGAAGAGCCTTCGTGGGCCGGCTTGACGAAAATCGGCAAACCAAGCTCTTCCTCGACGTCGGCAAAATCGGAGTCCGCCGTCAGCAATGCGTAATCCGGCACCGGCAAGCCCGCAGCCTGCCACAGCAACTTGGTGCGGAACTTGTCCATACCCAAAGCAGAAGCCATGACGCCGGAACCGGTATAAGGGATGTGCATCAGTTCGAGCGCGCCCTGGATTGTGCCGTCTTCACCATGTCGACCGTGCAAGGCGACGAAGGCACGGTCATAGCCTTTCAGGGCATCGAGCGGCTGCTCGGCCGGATCGAAGGGATGGGCATCGATGCCCTGGCCCTGCAAGG
It encodes:
- a CDS encoding D-alanine--D-alanine ligase, which produces MSGFGKVAVLFGGTSAEREVSLNSGSRVLAALQGQGIDAHPFDPAEQPLDALKGYDRAFVALHGRHGEDGTIQGALELMHIPYTGSGVMASALGMDKFRTKLLWQAAGLPVPDYALLTADSDFADVEEELGLPIFVKPAHEGSSIGISKVKEHDTLHLAYAEAAKYDSLVIAEKGVMGGEYTVGILGDQALPIIKIEPASEWYDYEAKYNRDDTRYLCPCGLPEAKEMEIRKGALEAFRILGGRGWGRVDFLMDEAGNHYFLEVNTAPGMTDHSLVPMAARVAGMEYPALVRRVLELATND